One segment of Treponema vincentii F0403 DNA contains the following:
- a CDS encoding sugar ABC transporter ATP-binding protein: protein MEDTVLEIKNLSKSFAKNKVLENISLTVKRGAVVGLMGENGAGKSTMMKCLFGIYAKDEGRFFLDNTLIDFKSPKDALENGVAMVHQELNQCLDRTVMDNLFLGRYPVRFGAVNETKMQKDTDALFASLGMSVNARTIMRTMSVSQRQMVEIAKAVSYNAKVIVLDEPTSSLTEPEVIKLFSIVRTLSKRGVSFVYISHKMDEIFQICSEVAVLRDGRLTLAKNIHDTNMNELISAMVGRSLEKRFPDVDNTVGDDYFEVRNLSTRYEPQLKDISFTVKKGEIFGLYGLVGAGRSELLESIFGLRTVASGEMILDGKKLHFSNSKDAMAYNFAPVTEERKFNGMFGKASIKFNTVIANIETYKTFGVLSNRKMQEAADREIKTMHTKCVSADELISALSGGNQQKVIIGKWLERQPDILLLDEPTRGIDVGAKYEIYQLIIKMAKAGKTIIVVSSEMPEILGITNRIAVMSNYRLAGIVDTATTDQEALLRLSARYL, encoded by the coding sequence ATGGAAGACACGGTACTGGAAATTAAAAATCTTTCAAAGTCTTTTGCCAAGAACAAGGTATTGGAAAATATCAGTTTGACGGTTAAAAGAGGCGCTGTAGTCGGATTGATGGGAGAAAACGGCGCCGGAAAATCGACGATGATGAAGTGCTTGTTCGGTATTTATGCGAAGGACGAAGGGCGTTTTTTTCTTGACAATACGTTGATCGATTTTAAGTCTCCCAAGGATGCGCTGGAAAACGGCGTGGCGATGGTGCATCAGGAGCTGAACCAATGCCTTGACCGTACGGTGATGGATAATCTCTTTTTAGGCAGATATCCCGTTCGGTTCGGCGCGGTGAATGAGACAAAGATGCAGAAGGATACCGATGCGCTTTTTGCCTCGCTGGGGATGAGCGTGAATGCCCGCACGATTATGCGTACGATGTCGGTTTCGCAGCGGCAGATGGTGGAGATTGCAAAGGCTGTTTCGTATAATGCGAAGGTGATTGTATTGGACGAGCCGACTTCTTCTTTAACCGAGCCGGAAGTGATTAAACTGTTTTCGATTGTACGGACGTTAAGCAAGCGGGGCGTGTCGTTTGTTTATATTTCGCATAAAATGGATGAAATCTTTCAGATATGCAGCGAAGTAGCGGTGCTGCGCGACGGGCGGTTGACGCTTGCAAAGAATATTCACGACACAAATATGAATGAATTGATCTCGGCGATGGTCGGACGTTCGCTCGAAAAGCGTTTCCCCGATGTGGACAATACGGTGGGCGACGACTACTTTGAAGTACGCAATCTTTCCACTCGGTATGAGCCGCAGCTAAAGGATATTTCCTTTACGGTAAAAAAGGGAGAAATTTTCGGGCTGTACGGTCTTGTAGGAGCGGGACGGAGCGAACTTTTGGAAAGCATCTTCGGCTTGCGGACCGTTGCTTCCGGCGAGATGATCCTTGACGGTAAAAAGCTCCATTTTTCCAATTCAAAGGATGCGATGGCCTATAACTTTGCGCCCGTAACCGAGGAGCGGAAGTTCAACGGTATGTTCGGCAAGGCTTCCATCAAATTTAATACCGTTATTGCAAATATCGAAACCTATAAAACATTCGGTGTGCTGTCAAACCGTAAAATGCAGGAGGCGGCCGACCGTGAAATAAAGACTATGCACACAAAGTGTGTTTCTGCGGATGAATTGATCAGCGCACTGAGCGGCGGTAATCAGCAGAAGGTGATTATCGGCAAATGGCTTGAACGCCAGCCCGATATTCTGCTGTTGGATGAACCGACCCGTGGTATCGATGTCGGCGCTAAGTACGAAATTTATCAGCTGATTATTAAAATGGCAAAGGCGGGAAAGACGATTATCGTTGTTTCGAGCGAGATGCCGGAAATTTTGGGCATTACCAACCGCATTGCCGTTATGTCGAACTACCGCCTTGCCGGTATTGTCGATACCGCCACCACCGATCAGGAAGCGCTGTTGCGGCTTTCCGCTCGGTATCTATAA
- a CDS encoding substrate-binding domain-containing protein produces the protein MNCVSKVSYKVVLAVLACSLLVLASCGGKTAATLNKDKPLVFFNRQPSDPTTGAIDMTTMNWNDKTYYVGFDAAGGGAVQGELIMNFLAKADASIDRNGDGVLGYVLCIGDVGHNDSKARTEGIRRALGTWAGSTDPGVVQDGSITIAGKTLKVVELEGKAMTGTDGSTWNANAATEAMGGWATKFADQIDMVVSNNDGMAMGCLQASNYPAGVPIFGYDANADAIEAIGSGKLSGTVSQNVDAQATATLQVLRNLLDGLTGEAVYTQGISVADKYGNKITAPVQYWGDVKAIMAENSGVNAENWQNYSGGSRDAGIKQTQADKKKVLLTIYNSADNFLSSSYVPALKYYAPLLNLDLTIVQGDGQNESSCLDRFTNLNNFDAFAVNMVKTNSGADYTGKLKY, from the coding sequence ATGAACTGTGTTTCAAAAGTATCTTACAAAGTTGTATTGGCTGTACTGGCGTGCAGCCTTTTGGTCCTTGCAAGCTGCGGAGGAAAGACTGCCGCAACGCTCAATAAGGATAAGCCGCTTGTGTTCTTTAACCGGCAGCCGTCCGATCCGACGACCGGTGCAATCGACATGACGACGATGAACTGGAACGACAAAACCTACTATGTCGGTTTTGACGCTGCAGGCGGCGGAGCCGTTCAAGGGGAACTGATTATGAACTTCCTTGCAAAGGCTGACGCTTCGATTGACCGCAACGGCGACGGTGTTTTAGGCTATGTGCTCTGCATCGGAGACGTAGGCCATAACGATTCCAAGGCGAGAACGGAAGGTATCAGACGGGCGCTCGGTACATGGGCAGGTTCTACCGACCCGGGCGTTGTGCAGGACGGTTCCATCACTATTGCAGGAAAGACATTAAAAGTAGTAGAGCTTGAAGGAAAAGCTATGACCGGAACCGACGGTTCAACGTGGAACGCAAATGCCGCTACCGAAGCGATGGGCGGCTGGGCAACCAAATTTGCAGACCAGATCGACATGGTTGTTTCTAACAACGACGGTATGGCAATGGGCTGTTTACAGGCTTCAAACTATCCGGCAGGCGTTCCGATCTTCGGCTATGACGCAAACGCAGACGCTATCGAAGCAATCGGAAGCGGCAAACTTTCCGGTACCGTCTCTCAGAACGTAGACGCACAGGCGACTGCAACATTGCAGGTATTACGCAATTTGCTCGACGGTTTAACCGGAGAAGCCGTATATACGCAGGGTATCTCCGTCGCCGACAAATACGGCAACAAGATTACCGCACCCGTACAGTACTGGGGCGATGTAAAAGCTATCATGGCTGAAAACTCAGGTGTAAATGCCGAAAACTGGCAGAACTACTCCGGCGGCAGCCGCGACGCAGGCATCAAGCAGACACAGGCCGATAAGAAAAAGGTATTGTTGACAATCTACAACTCTGCCGACAACTTCCTTTCTTCTTCGTATGTGCCGGCACTGAAATACTATGCACCGCTTTTGAACCTCGACCTGACAATCGTACAGGGCGACGGACAAAACGAATCCAGCTGCTTGGATCGCTTTACCAACCTGAATAACTTTGACGCATTCGCCGTCAATATGGTAAAGACCAACTCCGGCGCAGACTACACCGGCAAGCTGAAGTATTAA
- the thiI gene encoding tRNA uracil 4-sulfurtransferase ThiI: MAELFYLAKIGEINLKKGNLKDFERRLAQNFRSYFDGTPPNVQVRAGRMYVRADVSLQPRVEAALNHLFGITSWAQAKPADKTLEAISATAVAEACVLQAQGARTFKIEARRADKQFPLTSYDIAREVGGTIHTAKILTVDVHHPDAVISIEVREKQAFIYGVEHTARRGLPCGCSGRALLLLSGGIDSPVAGYKMLFRGMKVDYVYFHSHPYTSPEAQQKVETLAGILARYGLGGYLTVVSFTKVQQHLKRTVPEPYLTLLLRMCMMHTAEMLAGKINAQCLVTGESLAQVASQTIENLTVTDGCAKLPILRPLIGMDKEEIIRYAVDIGTYQTSILPYEDCCVLFSPKHPVLHTRRQDAEDIFARINIMPLLAEAFEQRETKKIEWTLP, translated from the coding sequence ATGGCGGAACTTTTTTATCTGGCAAAAATCGGAGAGATAAATCTTAAAAAAGGGAACTTAAAGGATTTTGAGCGGCGGCTTGCGCAAAACTTTAGAAGCTATTTTGACGGAACACCGCCGAACGTACAGGTGCGCGCCGGACGGATGTATGTACGGGCGGATGTGTCCCTGCAGCCGCGGGTGGAAGCGGCTTTGAATCATCTTTTCGGCATTACAAGCTGGGCGCAGGCAAAGCCGGCGGATAAAACGCTCGAAGCTATTTCCGCGACGGCTGTTGCCGAAGCCTGCGTACTGCAGGCTCAAGGGGCGCGCACCTTTAAAATTGAAGCCCGCCGTGCCGACAAACAATTTCCGCTTACCTCTTACGATATTGCGCGGGAAGTAGGCGGAACCATCCATACGGCGAAGATTTTGACCGTCGATGTGCATCACCCCGACGCGGTCATCAGCATCGAGGTGCGCGAAAAGCAGGCGTTCATCTACGGCGTGGAGCATACCGCCCGGAGAGGACTCCCCTGCGGCTGTTCGGGGCGGGCGCTGCTGCTGTTGTCGGGAGGAATCGATTCTCCCGTCGCCGGTTACAAAATGCTTTTCCGCGGTATGAAGGTTGATTACGTATACTTTCACTCCCATCCGTATACGTCGCCGGAAGCCCAGCAAAAGGTGGAAACCTTAGCCGGCATCTTGGCTCGGTACGGACTCGGCGGATACTTGACCGTTGTGTCGTTTACCAAGGTACAGCAGCACTTAAAGCGGACGGTGCCGGAACCGTATTTGACGCTGCTGCTCCGTATGTGTATGATGCACACCGCGGAGATGCTCGCCGGAAAAATCAATGCCCAGTGCTTGGTTACGGGCGAAAGCCTTGCGCAGGTCGCAAGCCAAACGATCGAAAACCTTACCGTTACCGACGGCTGTGCAAAACTTCCCATTCTGCGGCCGCTTATCGGTATGGACAAGGAAGAGATTATACGGTACGCGGTCGATATCGGGACATACCAAACTTCCATCTTGCCGTATGAAGATTGCTGTGTGCTGTTTTCTCCCAAACATCCGGTGCTGCATACGCGGCGGCAAGACGCCGAAGATATCTTTGCACGGATAAACATCATGCCGCTGCTTGCCGAAGCTTTCGAGCAGCGCGAAACAAAAAAAATAGAATGGACACTGCCGTAA
- a CDS encoding hexokinase family protein: MDIRHSVAAFFGRHNFDGEGPTVNTVIDTLLYDMEEGLKQYPAIPVGTGPALDMIPTWFMPPQQPPKNTSVIVIDAGGTNFRSCLVTFDENSIPSISQIERKPMPATDREYSKAEFFETIASYLDHLKNAADPIAFCFSYAIKITPAGDGEVLQFSKEIKAPEVIGSLVGQTLEAALMRRGWNKLKRIVLLNDTVAALLAGASTAVGGKKYDSYVGFILGTGMNAAYIEYQDIPKIASNSAGTVTLPAQIVVCESGKSNKQPRSDFDEAFTKKTDQPQMFWFEKMCSGAYLGSVASVMIRAAAADNLFSAGVKKALAAVADIPLIDVNRFLQAPYSDQTPLGLLLAGGTEEDREVLYRILDAVIMRTARLAAGNIAAAVIKTGKGKNPALPVCILAEGTTFFKTHHLHEAVIAHLYTALTQERGIYFDLVSLDHAITFGTAIAGTI, from the coding sequence ATGGACATTCGGCATTCAGTTGCTGCGTTTTTCGGCCGGCATAATTTTGATGGGGAAGGCCCTACGGTCAATACGGTTATCGATACGCTGCTTTACGACATGGAAGAAGGCCTTAAACAGTATCCGGCTATTCCCGTCGGTACGGGGCCGGCACTGGATATGATACCGACGTGGTTTATGCCTCCTCAGCAGCCGCCTAAGAATACGTCGGTTATCGTTATCGATGCGGGCGGAACCAATTTCCGCTCATGTTTGGTTACCTTTGACGAAAACAGCATTCCGTCTATTAGTCAGATTGAACGGAAACCGATGCCGGCAACCGATCGGGAATATTCCAAAGCGGAGTTTTTTGAGACGATCGCTTCTTATTTAGATCATTTAAAGAATGCGGCGGATCCCATCGCTTTTTGTTTTTCGTATGCGATAAAAATTACCCCTGCAGGCGACGGCGAAGTGCTGCAATTTTCCAAAGAGATCAAAGCACCCGAAGTAATCGGCTCATTAGTCGGTCAAACTCTGGAGGCGGCGCTGATGCGGCGGGGCTGGAATAAGCTGAAACGCATTGTGCTTTTGAACGATACGGTTGCGGCGCTCCTCGCAGGAGCCTCTACTGCCGTCGGCGGGAAAAAGTATGATTCGTATGTAGGGTTTATCCTCGGAACCGGAATGAACGCCGCATATATCGAATATCAAGACATCCCTAAAATTGCATCGAACAGCGCCGGTACCGTAACGCTGCCCGCACAGATTGTCGTCTGCGAGTCGGGAAAGTCGAACAAACAGCCCCGCAGCGATTTTGACGAAGCGTTTACCAAAAAAACCGACCAGCCGCAGATGTTTTGGTTTGAAAAAATGTGCTCGGGCGCCTACCTCGGATCGGTTGCTTCGGTGATGATACGGGCAGCCGCTGCGGATAATCTTTTTTCCGCCGGCGTCAAAAAAGCCCTTGCTGCCGTTGCCGACATTCCGCTCATCGATGTGAACCGCTTTTTGCAGGCGCCGTATTCAGACCAAACTCCGTTGGGGCTTCTTTTAGCCGGCGGCACGGAAGAAGACCGCGAGGTACTCTACCGGATATTGGATGCGGTGATTATGCGTACGGCGCGGCTCGCTGCGGGCAATATCGCGGCTGCTGTCATTAAAACAGGCAAGGGGAAAAATCCCGCTTTGCCCGTCTGTATCCTCGCAGAGGGAACAACGTTTTTTAAAACGCACCATTTGCACGAAGCCGTCATTGCGCACCTTTACACGGCGCTTACGCAAGAGCGCGGCATCTACTTTGATTTGGTATCCCTCGACCATGCAATTACGTTCGGCACCGCCATTGCGGGCACAATTTAG
- the asnA gene encoding aspartate--ammonia ligase has protein sequence MSHLYIPEHYRPILSGKETEQAIIRIKNFFQLTLSTRLHLTRVTAPLFVPRGKGLNDDLNGIERAVHFPVKDMNEQELEIVHSLAKWKRVKIAEMGLQPGFGIYTDMNAIRADEELDNIHSLYVDQWDWELAMEESCRTLEFLKATVEKIYDCLKCTEFFIYDNYSAIEPILPNHITFIHAEDLYAQYPHLSAKERERKCTQQHGAVFLIGIGAPLANGEPHDGRAPDYDDWITETGGGRHGLNGDLLVWNPVLRDVLELSSMGIRVSPETMRQQLAARKCMERASLFFHTKLLNGELSQTIGGGIGQSRLCMFFLRKAHIGETQVSVWPDDMRAQCAGQSIPLL, from the coding sequence ATGTCGCACCTTTATATTCCGGAGCACTACCGGCCGATTTTAAGCGGTAAAGAAACGGAACAGGCTATCATCCGTATTAAAAACTTTTTTCAGCTTACATTGTCTACACGGCTGCATTTAACCCGTGTTACGGCGCCGCTCTTTGTACCAAGAGGGAAGGGGTTAAACGACGACCTGAACGGTATAGAACGGGCTGTTCACTTTCCGGTAAAGGACATGAACGAACAGGAGCTTGAAATCGTTCACTCGCTTGCAAAATGGAAACGTGTTAAAATAGCGGAAATGGGATTACAGCCCGGCTTTGGGATTTATACCGATATGAATGCGATCCGTGCCGATGAGGAGCTCGATAATATTCATTCGCTGTATGTCGATCAGTGGGACTGGGAGCTTGCAATGGAGGAATCCTGCCGAACTCTTGAGTTTTTAAAAGCAACCGTAGAAAAAATATACGATTGCCTGAAATGTACCGAGTTTTTTATCTATGATAACTATTCCGCAATCGAGCCGATTTTGCCGAATCATATTACCTTTATCCATGCGGAAGACCTCTATGCGCAATATCCGCACCTTTCCGCAAAGGAACGGGAACGGAAATGCACCCAACAGCACGGTGCGGTCTTTTTAATCGGTATCGGCGCTCCGCTTGCAAATGGAGAACCGCACGACGGCCGCGCGCCCGACTATGACGACTGGATTACCGAAACCGGCGGCGGACGGCACGGGTTAAACGGAGACTTGCTGGTGTGGAATCCCGTATTGCGGGATGTGCTTGAACTATCGTCGATGGGGATCAGGGTAAGTCCCGAAACGATGCGGCAACAGCTTGCTGCCCGCAAGTGCATGGAACGGGCATCGTTGTTCTTTCATACCAAGCTGCTGAACGGGGAACTCTCTCAAACCATCGGAGGAGGGATCGGGCAGTCGCGGCTCTGTATGTTTTTCTTGCGGAAAGCGCATATCGGCGAAACGCAGGTTTCGGTATGGCCCGACGACATGCGGGCACAGTGCGCTGGGCAGAGCATTCCGCTATTATAG